TACTGCCGAAAATCACGCTCTTGTCTGAGAAATACTTGGTAATCTATATATTCAAGATTGCGCAGTGGCCAAAATTGACGTACAACGATGAAGATACCTAATATGAAGGTCAAAAGCATCAACATAATCATTGTATAGCCCTCTCTTAACTCATCAGATATCGTCGAAAATTTTGTTTTGGATCAAAGTCTATTCAATGCCTCAGATATTACATTCTCGCCAGTGATTAGATCAAATGAACGCTTGTAGGTATTCTTCTCACTCAAACTGGCCAAAATCACATGACGACGAATACCTTCATGTTCAATACCTCCTTTATACATGAATCACCGCATCCACATTAAATTCATGCGCATGCATTTAATTTAATGGATATATTAATGAGTGTCAAGTCTTCTTATAGGGTAAATGACTACATTACCCTATATTCACCCTAGTCTTAGAACAATTCTTTAGTGAGGTTCTCTAATCGAGTCTCAAATCCATCCTGTTCCAATTCAGTTTGCAAGACCTGATTAAACGTTTGGAGTGCTTTCTTGTATTTATTCTCTCCAAGCTCCGTAATACGAGTATAAATGCCACGCCGGTCATCTTCACATGCATGTCTTTCCAGAGCCCCACAGTCTTTGGCTTCCATCCTAACGACGAGCCTGGAAGTAGCACTTTGGCTCAACCCCACCAGATCTTGAAGTTGCTGTAGGCGTAATTCCTTACCCTCCGCATTATATATGAAGTTTAACACATAAAATTCCTTCAAAGATAAGTCATATTGTTGAAGCAGAGCTTGTTCCAGCTTCTCGTTCAGATGGGTATGAATGTTAGAGAAAGCCAACCAAACATTCAAACGTTCACTCTTTTGCTGCAATCTAGATCACCCCACTTGATATTTAATGTTCATCAGCTCTTATCCTATTGTATCAAGCTTAATTACATTGGTCAAAATCCATCCAAGATCGACGTATATAACATTCTAATCTCATAAGAAGAGCATTTCCCCGTCTTGTAACGACGTTTGGAAATGCTCCAGTATTACCATTTATCCAGTAATCTTACTTTGCGGTAAGCAGGCTATCGGAAATAAATTGCAGCTGACCTTCCAACGTTAACGGATCGTTGTACGAGTCTGAAGTCGGATCAAGCTGGAACACATGATTTGCCTTCACCGCAGGCAAGTTCTTCCATAATGTATTGTCATATACGATCTTGGGATCGGTTTTATCTCCCGACCACGGGCTGGTGAAGATGATATCACCTGCATACTCTGGTAATAGTTCCATGGAGATTGAAGCCCATCCAGTTCCGCTGTCAATCGCTTCAGCTTGGGCCTTGGCTGGTGCCTTGAGATCAAACTCCCCGTAAATAATTTCACCGCCTCGACCATAGTTATGACCAAATACGAATAATCCTTTGGCGTATGGATTCAGTATGGAAATGGTGCGATCGCCTACAGCTTCCTGAACCTTGGGCTTCAGTTCATTGATCTTCGCTTCCCATTTAGCATTCCAAGCTTTAGCAGCGTCTTCTCTATTAGTGAGCTTACCCATTTCAAGCATTAGATCCTTGAAATTGCGCTTACCATATGCAATCTGTACAACAGGCGCAATCTGCTCCAGCTTGTCGATGCCCTCTGTTCCAGTGTATACGATAATTAGGTCAGGTTTTAAACTAATTAGTTTCTCTGGTGTAGGCTCTTGACCCAGATCACTGGTACCCGCTGCTGCAAGTTGATCCTTGATATATTTGTTGTTCATCGCTCCTGACAAAGCGCCGACTACCGGTGCATCCAGAGCAACAAAGTACCCTGTCGAAAATGATGTCAAATCAATAATGCGCTTAGGATTCTTGGGTACCTGTACTTCGCCTGCATCCGATTGATATGTAACAAGTTCCTCTTCGGCAGTTGCCGTTGATTCATTGGAAGAAGCTGAATCCGAGTTCGTCTTGGTTTCTGTCTCCGCAGCTGCATTCGTGCTGTCCCCGGTTGTACTATTGGTCGTGGCAGACTGACCACATGCACTAAGTACAATCAGCAAGATAAGTGCCATCATGATCCATATTGATTTTATCTGTTTACGCAAAATAAACCCACCTTTTCGTTGATATTGATAATCGTTATCAACGATATCATGCTCTACAGGATTTGACAAGCTATGTTTATTTCCCTCTCTCTATGAACTCTAACTTGCAAGTCACCAACTTAAACAGCTATCATCAATAGAGTAGACAAGTCACATTTATAAAATAGAGAGATCATTGGAAAGCAATGAAACGTATTCAAGGAGGACAACATGGAAGAGATTATATTGTGGTTAAAGTATTTGTTTTTAGGTATTGTTCAAGGTGCAACGGAGCCGATTCCCGTCTCCTCAAGCGGTCATCTGATCATCGCCCAGAAACTAATGGGCATCAAGCAGAATGGATTGTCATTTGAGATTTTAACTAACACAGCATCACTTATCGCTATTATTTTTATTTTCCGGGAAGATATCAAAAAGTTGATTATTGGTGCATTAGGTTACCTGCGTACTCGTAAAAGAAGAATATAGAGCTGACTTCATGTTTTGCTTATACATAATTATTGGTACGATCCCTGCTGCTGTCGTTGCGGTCCTGTTCAAGGACCGAATTGAAGAAATTTTCTCGTCCGTATATACCGTTTCCATCGCGCTATTAATCACCGGGGTTGCCTTGTGGCTTATTCGTAATCTTCGTGGTCGCAAGCAAGACGGTGATCTGTCTACGAAAGATGCATTGTTGGTAGGTTTGGCTCAGGCGGTCGCTCTTATTCCGGGCATTAGCCGCTCAGGCGCAACTGTAATTGCGTCCATCGCTGTCGGCATGAAACAGGAAACAGCTTTGAAGTTCTCCTTTATGCTGTACATTCCCATAAGCATTGGTGGACTCATCATGGGGGTATCCGACATCGCCAATGATCCGAATCGATCACAACTGGCGATCCCTTATCTGATCGCATTCATCACGACACTCTTCGTCACGTATTTCTCCATGAGATGGTTTATGGGCATTATGGCCAAAGGCAACCTGAAATACTTTTCGTATTATTGTTTTGCCGCAGGTACATTGTTACTGATCTTCTTATAAAAAATAGTCGACACACCAAAAGGAACAACCAGCGATGGTTGTTCCTTTGTTGTATAGTGACAGAACCTTAATGACCTATAGCAAGAGCTAGACGGTCAGACGCGTAGCCTTGTTGCTTCTGTTAACCAGCTCTGTTGCCGCGTACATGACACTGAACAGAATCAGCAGGATCAGGGGTACCATTGACATTCCCCATTGGCTGGCTATAAGTCCCATACCTAACGGGATGATTGTTGAACCTGTATAGGCACTGGCCATTTCAAGTCCAATTACACTTGGGGATGCCTTCTCACCGAAGCGTTCCGGTGTCGCATGAACAATACTCGGATAGATCGGTGCTCCGCCCAATCCCACGATAAATAAAGCCCCTGCGGCAACCCAGTAAGGAATCGGCATAACCAGGATAACCAATCCGAAGCATCCAACGATCCCACCATATCTGATGAGATTTTTGCTGGATACATGAGTCGAAAGAAAACCTGAGATTACACGTCCCAAGATAATGCCAATGAAAAATAGAGAGGATAGTGCTGCGGCAGTACCTGGAGAAACTCCTTTGCTAACAATGAAGAAAGAAGCCATCCACAGACCGGCAGCAGTTTCGGAACCATTGTAACAGAGCATCGCAAGCATCGACATTTTCACGCCGGGGATACGTATGGCCTCACGGTTGCTTACGCGTTTCTTCTCATCGCCTGAACCCTCTACTCTTCCCTTCTCAAAAATCTTCCATAGAGACAACGTTGATAATAAGACCACCACGATCCCAAGCAAAATCAACCCCACAGTAACGTATCCTGCACGCCAGTTGTTTGCTTGATTCAGCCAATATGCCATAACGAGTGGGCCTGTCACTGCGCCAATTCCCCAGAAACAATGCAACCAGTTCATATGCTTGGCCTTGAAATGCAATGCTACATAATTACTTAGTGCCGCATCCACCGAACCTGCACCTAAGCCGAGAGGGATCGCCAGAATCAGTAAAAACACAAAATTCTCAGAGAATGAGAATCCCAACAGCGCGATCGTTGTTGAGAGGATACTGAATAACGTGACTTTACCCGTTCCGAACCGGTGTAACAATCGACTGGCGGACAGACTGGACACTACTGTACTAAATGAAATGATTAGCGATATGTAGCCAGCCATTTCTGTTGTCGCATGTATATCGTTTTTCATAACGGACCAGGCACTGCCAAGTAAAGCATCAGGTAATCCCAGCCCTATAAATGCGAGATAAATAATGATTAACAATAACGTGACCATCTGGGTGTCTCTCCTCAGTTTGTTTAATTTCTGATTCGCTTTGAACCACCCATATAATAATATTGATATTTTTATCTGTAATCTTCCTATATTTTGACTCGTTATATCAGTATTCTGATATATTCCTGTTATCCTATATCACTGGTTCAAAATAGGAATTTCTCCAAGCAAATTCTTCAAGTTAATGGCATCCCACGGCATATGCTCAGTTATTCCTAATCCAACTACATCTGTTTCTTCAGACAGTTCTTTGATCAGATGAAGCAAGTGAGGTATTTGCATGGTTCCCGCTGGTGAAAACACATAAGGTTCCCCTGGTTTGGCGAATAACAATGAACGGAACATGTGGGGATCAAGCACATCCAGATCAAGATGAATTGCCAGGTGTTTGAACCCAGTCTCTTTAATCCACTTCTTAATCAAATCCATGCCATGGGTTAATTCTTCAGTTCCAGCCGTTCGGATACCCAATCTTTGAATCACTTCGGTTTCTTTTTCCGTGGGGGTCGTCAATCCGGCCATGAAGACATGTTCAGGCTTCAAGGGGACACACACATGTTTGGCAAACTCCGGATCTCCTTCCCCAAGAAGGTTCCCAAGCGGTAAAGTATGACCGTTGTCATAGCCCTCGTATCTAACCAAATCACCATGTGCATCAATCCATATCAAACCAAGTTCTCCGCCATAACGTTCATTTAAATAAGCAAATGGGGCTTGTTCAACCAAACAGTCACCGCCAAACATGACAATGCGATCAGGCTGGTGAGCTTGAATAATATACTGGGCAGCCTGCAATTGCTGAAGTAGCTGTGCCCTGCCTTTTATCCCGTTCTCGCTTACCAGAGATGTTCCATCATAAGCCTCAACAGGAACATGAATGAGAGGTTGATTATTGTCAGGTGCAAGCCATGCAAGCAGCTCCGCTCCAAATCCACCTTGCCATTGTGGCATAAGCAGACGTATTGTTTTTTGAGTCATCGTAAATCTCCTTTACTTCAAAGTAAGGTTAGTATAAACTGAGCCCAAACAAATAAATAGTACGGTCTTTTATGATAGGTACTACCCGGAAGGATAGTGTAAATGATGAGTATGGCTGAATACCACGGTAAAGTTAAAAACATTCAAGATACCCCTTTTGGATATACGTTGTCTGTCATTGGTGGCAAATGGAAAATGGTGATTATGTATCTTCTGGCTGATAACCAGCCTGTTCGTTTCAATGAACTAAAAAGACAGATTGGCGCCATCACGTATAAAACATTGAGTTCACAGCTTAAAGAATTGGAAGCAGATGGTATGGTGGAGCGGAAAGAATATCCCCAAGTCCCTCCTAAAGTCGAGTACCGTCTGACAGCCAAAGCTGAAACGTTATTGCCCGTTTTGGAAGGACTATGCGAATGGGGTGTCCAACATCAAGAACCTCCGATCAATAATAGCGCAACGGATTGAACGCTTTTGTCTATATTTTCAGATGAGATAATTGGAGTAAATGAAGTATGTTAAAATGCAAAAAGTCGCCAATCGGCGACTTTTTTTACTTTTATCTTGTGTTCCTCTGTCCGTTCAGCAAATAAAAGCTGTGATTCGTAGAATTATACTTTTTCGTGTACCAGATCTTTCTGGTAGGCCAACACTCTGTCCCAATTGCCACTGAAAACAGGAATTCGATAATACCCTACACGCTCATACAGCGCTGCAGCTTCTGGTTGCAAGGGACCTGTTTGCAGTTTCAGATTGGTATAACCAAGTTCGTTCGCAAGACGCTCTGCCTCGGCCAATATAGCCTGGGCAATCCCTTTACGGCGGTAACCACTGCGTGTATACATGCGTTTAACTTCTACAGATGTATCATCAAGGGGTCTAAGTGCTCCGCAACCGACCGGATACCCGTCGATCCTAGCAACGATAAAAGCCGCACGTGGCACCTCAACGTCTGATAGTTGAAATCCCGCCGTTCCATCACCGCCATATAACAAACCGAGTTCTTCACTCAGTTCCTTGATCAATAACAGCGAATCCTCGCTCCGAATATCTTCAGCTGCTGCATGCACGATATGTGTCATCCCACATACCCCCTTTATCTTATTGGACTTATTGGTTTTGATGATATATCTAAATTATCATTCCCAACAGCTAGCGTCAATTCTCCCATTCATTGAATATTTCTATAAGTACACCCTATAAGTACCCGAACGTATCTTTTTGCAGTCTTTATTCGTTTACATAAGAAATATAACAAGCAACAATGTATATGAATTTCAACTCTCGGAGGTCTGATATTATGGAAATTTCAAAGGGAATAGCGATGCTTCAGCTTGATTTTGAGGGGAATTTGATTCACCCTGTTCTGTTATGGGATGAAGAAATAGTTGTGTTAATTGATACCGGATTCCCTGGACAATATGACGATTTGCGTATCGCACTCGAAAAGATTGGTGTGCCGATCAGCCAACTTAAAGCAGTGATTTTGACACATCAGGATGTGGACCATATAGGCTGTCTTCCCGAGATTTTGAAAGAGTGTGGCTCACAAGTCAAGATATATGCGCATGAGCTGGATAAACCGTACATTGAGGGACAGCTCCCTCTTCTCAAAGACGGTCACCTTGAGCATCCTCCAAAGGGAAAAGTGGATGAAACGGTTACTGATGGTCAGGAACTGCCGTTTTGCGGTGGAATTCGCGTTATTCATACACCTGGTCATACGCCAGGTCATATCAGTCTATATTTGATGGGCAGCAAGACGCTCATCGCCGGAGATTCAATGTATAGTGTAGACGGCATGCTTGGAGGCATTCATGAACCTACTACACTGGATATCGAAACGGCTCGTTGCTCCTTAAAGAAGTATATGGAACTCGACATTACATCTGTGGTTTGTTATCACGGAGGACTAACTCATAGGAATGTAAATGAACAGATCTCAGGGCTATAAAATGAACTAACGAATATTTACACTGGACACTCCGATGACAGAACAACCTTCCGATTGCTGTTATCCCCAGATTTTTTTGATTCTTTTTATAAAGGGTAAATCCGAGCATAGCGTATGCTTCCGATGTAGCTTTCTTGCAGAAAGCTTGTAGGCGAATGCTCCGCTTCTTCAGATTCTTTCTGTCCTCTTCGTTATGTGTAAATGTTTAGTTCAATTTATATAGTTAAGGGTTTATTGTTTGGCAAACTGTAAAATTGCTGTAGCCGCACGAATTCGCAGCTCTTCTTCTTCACTGTGTAACGCTTCTCTCAGCACATGAAGAGCTGTTTGAATCGTGGCTTCATCTACTCCTGTTGAGAGAGAGTTGGTTGCTTCGGCTGTTATACTGACTGCAAGACCTCGATCCAGCTGTGCTTGTGATATGGGATACTCAAATTTCGCAAGGATGGATGAGTCTTTTTGCAGTGCCTGCACTTTGTCATTCAGCTCAGCGAGAGGAATACGACCCAACCATGTAACTCCGCGACGGTGACAGATCAAGTCGTTTTCTGTGCCAGCGGAATCGTCGTAATAATAATCCCCGATATCCCCAACATACGTCCATTCATCATCGCTAATTAATACATAATCTCCATCCTGCATGAGGTTAACAAACATATGTAGTGTCGCGAGTGTGCTCGCCAATTCTGCTTCATCCAAGGGATAGTGTTGAACCAACTGTTCCTTCCATAACCCCGGGGGCGTTTGCTCCAGATCCCCTGTACCTGACCAAGCAATACCAATATAATTGTCTTCCAAAAAGGATGTTACTCTATTGATTCCATGCACGGTCGACTGGATATGATACAGATTCATGCGTACCGCCTTCCTTTCTTTCAATCATTCGTATGAACATAGTTAACCATTGTAACATTAGTGGGGTCTATTTCAAACGTAATGACTTCTTCAAGTTCTATACTTCATGCTGAACACACCTTTGGATATAGCCTCAGGCTATAACTAGGTATAATTTAATGGAATTACATTATAACTCCGAATCTGTGATAAATTTTGTGTAACATAAAAGCAGAGGGGTTTTATACGATGACTAAAAGTAGTGTATTGGGATATCCGCGTATTGGTGCTGATCGGGAATGGAAGAAAGCGTTGGAAGCGTTCTGGGCAGGCAAGCTGGAGGAAACAGCATTTCACGCACGTTTGCAGGAGATTCGCATAGATCATTTGCGCAAACAACAAGCAAAAGGCATCGACATCATTCCGGTGAATGACTTTAGCTATTATGATCATATCCTGGATACGGCCGTGATGTTTGGCATTATTCCTAAACGTTTTGCTTATGATGGTGGTTCCGTTCCATTGTCCGTATATTACGGCATTGCCCGGGGAACGAAAGATGCTGCAGCAAGCGAAATGACAAAATGGTTTAACACCAACTATCACTACATAGTACCTGAACTGGACGGGGCTTCCCCAACTCTGACGGAGAACAAGCCACTTCTCGCTTATCGTGAAGCAAAAGAAAAACTCGGCATTGAAGGCAAGCCGGTTATCGTTGGACCGTTAACCTTCCTGAAGCTCTCCAAAGGCTATGATAAATCCGAGACAGACGCTTGGTTGGACCGCTTGCTTCCACTCTATACTCAATTGCTTCAGGAACTTGCAAGTGAAGGCGTTCAGTGGGTGCAGGTCGACGAACCTATTCTGGTAACCAAATTAAGCGATGAAGACGTACAGCGTCTGAATAAAATATATAAAACATTTGCAGCAGCCGTTCCAGGCCTGAATATCATGCTGCAAACGTACTTTGAATCTGTCGAAAACTACAACGATATTGTTGCACTGCCAGTTCAAGGTGTAGGACTTGATTTTGTACACGGACTCTCTGGTAACACACAATCTATTCGGACATCCGGTTTCCCGGCAGACAAAGTGCTCGGTGCAGGTATTATTGATGGACGTGGGATCTGGAAAGCTTCCCTTCAAGCAAAACTGAACTTGCTGAATGAACTGACTGAGTTCGTGACACCTGAACGTATCATCGTGCAATCATCTTGCAGCCTGCTGCATGTGCCAGTTACGACAGACCGTGAGGCAAAACTTACATCCGAACTGAAGAATGCACTCGCATTTGCAGATGAAAAGCTGGATGAGATTGTTCTTTTGACTACAGCCTTATCTTCACCAAGTGCAGAGATTACCGCTAAAATTAACGAAGCAGAGCTTCCTCTTCAGGCGCTTCAACAATCCGAAGATCGGAACCGTACCGCTGTACAGAAAGCCGTTGCTTCCATCAGTGTTCAACAGCCAGAGCGCTCCCGTCCTTTTGCAGAGCGTCATGAAGCCCAACAGGCCAAATGGCAATTGCCACTCTTCCCGACAACAACGATTGGTAGTTTCCCACAATCTGCTGAAGTCAGAAAAGCACGTCAGTTGTGGCGCAAGGGTGAGTTGAACAACGAACAGTATGCTGCCTTCATCCGGGAGCAGATTGATATCTGGATTAAGATTCAAGAAGAGATCGGAATTGACGTATTGGTACATGGTGAGTTTGAGCGTACCGACATGGTTGAATTCTTTGGCGAGAAACTTGCCGGTTTTGCCTTTACACAGTTTGGATGGGTACAATCATATGGTTCACGTTGCGTGAAGCCACCTATTATCTTCGGTGATGTTGCATTTACGGGTGAAATGACAGTGGAAGAAACGAAATATGCTCAATCGCAGACAGAGCGTCCTGTCAAAGGCATGCTGACTGGCCCGATTACCATCATGAACTGGTCATTCGTACGCGAAGACATTGCTCGTGAGCAGATTGCCTATCAATTGGCGTATGCGTTGAGACAGGAAGTCGAAGCACTTGAACAGGCAGGCATTGGTATGATTCAGGTTGACGAGCCGGCTGTTCGTGAAGGGCTTCCGTTGAAAGAAAATGAACAAGCGGATTACCTGGCTTGGGCAGTTAAAGCGTTCCGTATCTCCACGTGCACGGTGCATGAAACGACTCAAATCCATACGCATATGTGCTATTGCGAATTCCATGACATGATTGATTCCATTGAAGCTATGGACGCGGATGTTATCTCCATTGAGACATCCCGTAGTCACGGTGAACTGATTCATAGTTTTGAAGAAAATACGTATGAGCTCGGTATCGGTCTTGGCGTATATGATATCCATAGTCCACGGGTTCCAAGTGTGGATGAAATGAGCAGCATGATTGAACGCGCTCTGCGTGTTCTTGATCCGAAGCTGTTCTGGATTAACCCGGACTGCGGATTGAAAACCCGTGGACAGGAAGAAACGGTTGCTTCCCTGCGTAACATGGTTGACGCAACCAGAATCGCTCGTACCAATCACGCTTCAGCTGCTGTATTGTAATCGGCTGCGAAGCAGCATAACTTCAAAAGTAAAGCCGGACACCCCTTCGTTAAACGGGTGTCCGGCTTTTTATGCTTTTATTATTGTAGTTACTTTTAACGTACATTCATTTCACTTGTAACATGGCGACCTTTAGCGTTCCTGCCCCTTTTCTCACCACCATCCAACGCTTACGACTAGATACTCTCTTCCAGCCATTGCTGCAACGGTGTATCTTCGGTCAGTTCACCGAGCAGTATGTGACGGAACTCCCCATCCCTATCAATGACCATTGTTGCGGGCAAACCTGTAATACGATACATACCTGATATGTTGCCTGTCACATCAATTATCACCGGGAAATCAAACGCGAGCTTATTCATAAACTCACGAATCGTGCCCTTCGATTCCCCCACGTTAACAAACAGGGTTTCCACGTCGTTCTGATAGTCCTGAGCAATCTGGTGAACGAGTGGCATCTCCCTTACACAAGGTGTGCACCATGATGCCCAAAAGTTAATCATGACGGCTTTGCCCCGATAATCCGACAGCTTGACTTGTTCGCCTGCTGAATTAACCGCTGTGAACTCAGGGGCTACGGCACCAGCTTCAATGGCGTTGCCTCGCTGAGATTCGGGTGTCGATACATTTTCGAAAATGGCCCATGTACCTGCGAGCAATGCGACCACACCAATCAAAATTGTAAGTGTACGTCTGCTTTTAAAACTCTTTTTCTGCAATAAACTCACCTTCACTTTAAACCAAGACTTTGATGAAATGCTGCATGGAGCGAACCGAATTGATCACAAAAGTCGTGAGTAGAACCCTCTCCAACATTACGTCCATGGTTCATGAATATCACCTGATCCGCAATGTCGTCTGCGATCTCCAGCTGATGGGTTGAGAACACGACCATGTGACCATCCTGTTTGATTCCCTTGAGCAGCTGAGTTAATTCCTGCATCCAGAATGGGTCCAATCCATTTGTTGGCTCATCCATGATGAGAAGCGGAGGTTTGGACAGTACAGCCTGGGCGAATAACACACGTTGGCGCATGCCTTTGGAGAAGGTCGTAACCCGGTTTTTCTTTTGATCCTCCAAACCTACCATGGTCAGTACTTCCTGTACTCTTTCCTTGGGAACTTTCCTCAGAGAAGCCCAGAATAGAAGCATTTCCTCCGCACTCAGTCCTTGATTAAATTGATAATCGTCCGGCATGTATCCAATCTGCTCTGAATAACGCTTGCGCTCCTTCAACCATCGCACATTGTTCACCGCAACCTCACCGGAGGTAGGCCGAAGAATTCCTGCGATCATACGCAGCACTGTGCTCTTTCCTGCACCATTCCCTCCACAGAGGGCAAGCACTTGGCCTGAAGTAATGCGAAAGGAGATATCCTCAACAATTGGTTGCTTTTTAATGGATTTGCACAATCCCATCACTTCGAGTCCCACCTTATCCATGAGAACGCCCCCTCTCCCAGATCGCGTAAACAGCCAGGACAGAGCAGGTTATCCAGAACAGGCATATCCCGATGAAGATCCAACTGCCACTTGGTTGTTGCACCCACTCCACCCATCGATAATATTCTGGTCCCAGAATGGAGCCGCCCCCAAGTTTG
The nucleotide sequence above comes from Paenibacillus sp. W2I17. Encoded proteins:
- a CDS encoding MarR family winged helix-turn-helix transcriptional regulator; this encodes MQQKSERLNVWLAFSNIHTHLNEKLEQALLQQYDLSLKEFYVLNFIYNAEGKELRLQQLQDLVGLSQSATSRLVVRMEAKDCGALERHACEDDRRGIYTRITELGENKYKKALQTFNQVLQTELEQDGFETRLENLTKELF
- a CDS encoding redoxin domain-containing protein, with amino-acid sequence MQKKSFKSRRTLTILIGVVALLAGTWAIFENVSTPESQRGNAIEAGAVAPEFTAVNSAGEQVKLSDYRGKAVMINFWASWCTPCVREMPLVHQIAQDYQNDVETLFVNVGESKGTIREFMNKLAFDFPVIIDVTGNISGMYRITGLPATMVIDRDGEFRHILLGELTEDTPLQQWLEESI
- a CDS encoding MBL fold metallo-hydrolase; the protein is MEISKGIAMLQLDFEGNLIHPVLLWDEEIVVLIDTGFPGQYDDLRIALEKIGVPISQLKAVILTHQDVDHIGCLPEILKECGSQVKIYAHELDKPYIEGQLPLLKDGHLEHPPKGKVDETVTDGQELPFCGGIRVIHTPGHTPGHISLYLMGSKTLIAGDSMYSVDGMLGGIHEPTTLDIETARCSLKKYMELDITSVVCYHGGLTHRNVNEQISGL
- a CDS encoding GNAT family N-acetyltransferase encodes the protein MTHIVHAAAEDIRSEDSLLLIKELSEELGLLYGGDGTAGFQLSDVEVPRAAFIVARIDGYPVGCGALRPLDDTSVEVKRMYTRSGYRRKGIAQAILAEAERLANELGYTNLKLQTGPLQPEAAALYERVGYYRIPVFSGNWDRVLAYQKDLVHEKV
- a CDS encoding ABC transporter substrate-binding protein; protein product: MRKQIKSIWIMMALILLIVLSACGQSATTNSTTGDSTNAAAETETKTNSDSASSNESTATAEEELVTYQSDAGEVQVPKNPKRIIDLTSFSTGYFVALDAPVVGALSGAMNNKYIKDQLAAAGTSDLGQEPTPEKLISLKPDLIIVYTGTEGIDKLEQIAPVVQIAYGKRNFKDLMLEMGKLTNREDAAKAWNAKWEAKINELKPKVQEAVGDRTISILNPYAKGLFVFGHNYGRGGEIIYGEFDLKAPAKAQAEAIDSGTGWASISMELLPEYAGDIIFTSPWSGDKTDPKIVYDNTLWKNLPAVKANHVFQLDPTSDSYNDPLTLEGQLQFISDSLLTAK
- the metE gene encoding 5-methyltetrahydropteroyltriglutamate--homocysteine S-methyltransferase; this translates as MTKSSVLGYPRIGADREWKKALEAFWAGKLEETAFHARLQEIRIDHLRKQQAKGIDIIPVNDFSYYDHILDTAVMFGIIPKRFAYDGGSVPLSVYYGIARGTKDAAASEMTKWFNTNYHYIVPELDGASPTLTENKPLLAYREAKEKLGIEGKPVIVGPLTFLKLSKGYDKSETDAWLDRLLPLYTQLLQELASEGVQWVQVDEPILVTKLSDEDVQRLNKIYKTFAAAVPGLNIMLQTYFESVENYNDIVALPVQGVGLDFVHGLSGNTQSIRTSGFPADKVLGAGIIDGRGIWKASLQAKLNLLNELTEFVTPERIIVQSSCSLLHVPVTTDREAKLTSELKNALAFADEKLDEIVLLTTALSSPSAEITAKINEAELPLQALQQSEDRNRTAVQKAVASISVQQPERSRPFAERHEAQQAKWQLPLFPTTTIGSFPQSAEVRKARQLWRKGELNNEQYAAFIREQIDIWIKIQEEIGIDVLVHGEFERTDMVEFFGEKLAGFAFTQFGWVQSYGSRCVKPPIIFGDVAFTGEMTVEETKYAQSQTERPVKGMLTGPITIMNWSFVREDIAREQIAYQLAYALRQEVEALEQAGIGMIQVDEPAVREGLPLKENEQADYLAWAVKAFRISTCTVHETTQIHTHMCYCEFHDMIDSIEAMDADVISIETSRSHGELIHSFEENTYELGIGLGVYDIHSPRVPSVDEMSSMIERALRVLDPKLFWINPDCGLKTRGQEETVASLRNMVDATRIARTNHASAAVL
- a CDS encoding helix-turn-helix domain-containing protein, with the translated sequence MSMAEYHGKVKNIQDTPFGYTLSVIGGKWKMVIMYLLADNQPVRFNELKRQIGAITYKTLSSQLKELEADGMVERKEYPQVPPKVEYRLTAKAETLLPVLEGLCEWGVQHQEPPINNSATD
- a CDS encoding ABC transporter ATP-binding protein, giving the protein MDKVGLEVMGLCKSIKKQPIVEDISFRITSGQVLALCGGNGAGKSTVLRMIAGILRPTSGEVAVNNVRWLKERKRYSEQIGYMPDDYQFNQGLSAEEMLLFWASLRKVPKERVQEVLTMVGLEDQKKNRVTTFSKGMRQRVLFAQAVLSKPPLLIMDEPTNGLDPFWMQELTQLLKGIKQDGHMVVFSTHQLEIADDIADQVIFMNHGRNVGEGSTHDFCDQFGSLHAAFHQSLGLK
- a CDS encoding arginase family protein is translated as MTQKTIRLLMPQWQGGFGAELLAWLAPDNNQPLIHVPVEAYDGTSLVSENGIKGRAQLLQQLQAAQYIIQAHQPDRIVMFGGDCLVEQAPFAYLNERYGGELGLIWIDAHGDLVRYEGYDNGHTLPLGNLLGEGDPEFAKHVCVPLKPEHVFMAGLTTPTEKETEVIQRLGIRTAGTEELTHGMDLIKKWIKETGFKHLAIHLDLDVLDPHMFRSLLFAKPGEPYVFSPAGTMQIPHLLHLIKELSEETDVVGLGITEHMPWDAINLKNLLGEIPILNQ
- a CDS encoding sugar MFS transporter, whose amino-acid sequence is MVTLLLIIIYLAFIGLGLPDALLGSAWSVMKNDIHATTEMAGYISLIISFSTVVSSLSASRLLHRFGTGKVTLFSILSTTIALLGFSFSENFVFLLILAIPLGLGAGSVDAALSNYVALHFKAKHMNWLHCFWGIGAVTGPLVMAYWLNQANNWRAGYVTVGLILLGIVVVLLSTLSLWKIFEKGRVEGSGDEKKRVSNREAIRIPGVKMSMLAMLCYNGSETAAGLWMASFFIVSKGVSPGTAAALSSLFFIGIILGRVISGFLSTHVSSKNLIRYGGIVGCFGLVILVMPIPYWVAAGALFIVGLGGAPIYPSIVHATPERFGEKASPSVIGLEMASAYTGSTIIPLGMGLIASQWGMSMVPLILLILFSVMYAATELVNRSNKATRLTV